The proteins below come from a single Chryseobacterium capnotolerans genomic window:
- a CDS encoding four helix bundle protein yields the protein MHNFEKLVFWQKSIELAKQVYIICAELPKDEKFGLISQIKRSVISISSNIAEGAGRNNDREFYHFLGIANASSFELQTQLILTKELNLLDAEKVDRLISNLSEIQRMIYTFKSNLKK from the coding sequence ATGCATAATTTTGAAAAACTAGTTTTTTGGCAGAAATCTATAGAACTTGCAAAACAGGTTTATATTATTTGTGCTGAGTTGCCTAAAGATGAAAAGTTTGGTTTGATTTCTCAAATTAAAAGGTCTGTAATCTCTATTTCTTCTAATATAGCCGAAGGAGCAGGGAGAAATAATGATAGAGAATTTTATCATTTTCTTGGAATAGCAAATGCATCCTCTTTTGAACTACAGACACAGTTAATTTTAACAAAAGAATTGAATTTACTTGATGCGGAAAAAGTAGATCGTTTAATATCGAATCTGAGCGAAATTCAAAGAATGATTTATACATTCAAATCTAATTTAAAAAAGTAA